The following proteins are co-located in the Bacteroidales bacterium genome:
- a CDS encoding polyphosphate polymerase domain-containing protein, with amino-acid sequence MEDNLFDTVTDLVREFKPVSLSEMDQVKLMDRIDSKFVLPFCTLPAILQCLSSGYYVLTIKEMKAFNYQTDYFDTPGLNMYFDHHNGRPNRYKVRQREYVESAIKFIEVKFKNNKGRVKKERIQIHTNDQDFGSFVKNATPYHPDDLSIILTNRFNRFTLVDYNFSERVTVDFNLVFNDNTNKVRLTDLVIIEVKQSKASRQSLIFKALRQYGLHPESFSKYCLGVSLLNRTPKINNFKHTVNLINKLSHVELSA; translated from the coding sequence GTGGAGGATAATCTGTTTGACACGGTTACCGATTTAGTCAGGGAATTTAAGCCGGTATCGCTGTCCGAAATGGACCAGGTTAAACTCATGGACCGTATCGACAGTAAATTCGTCCTTCCTTTCTGCACTTTGCCTGCTATCCTGCAATGCCTTTCTTCAGGTTATTATGTCCTTACAATTAAAGAAATGAAGGCCTTTAATTACCAGACGGATTATTTTGACACACCCGGCCTGAATATGTATTTTGACCACCATAACGGCAGGCCAAACCGTTATAAGGTACGGCAGCGCGAATACGTTGAATCAGCTATAAAATTCATTGAAGTAAAGTTCAAGAATAATAAAGGTCGGGTTAAAAAAGAACGAATTCAGATTCATACCAACGATCAGGATTTCGGAAGTTTTGTGAAAAATGCAACTCCATACCATCCCGATGACCTGAGTATAATTCTTACCAACCGGTTTAATCGTTTTACTCTTGTGGATTATAATTTCAGCGAAAGGGTAACAGTTGACTTTAACCTTGTATTTAATGACAATACCAATAAAGTAAGGCTCACTGACCTTGTTATTATTGAAGTGAAGCAAAGTAAAGCCAGTCGCCAAAGTTTGATTTTTAAAGCATTGCGGCAATACGGCCTGCATCCTGAATCATTCAGCAAATACTGCCTTGGAGTTTCATTATTAAACAGGACCCCGAAAATCAACAATTTCAAGCATACCGTAAACCTCATTAATAAATTAAGTCATGTTGAATTATCTGCTTAA